Proteins encoded in a region of the Streptomyces sp. NBC_00513 genome:
- a CDS encoding helix-turn-helix domain-containing protein, whose product MNIDGHTNGGADVTDGPEARTDALAELRERLADGLALAGLTRTQLARQAGVSRSTVHAALSPKASLPSSQVLAALARVLRLSVPELLELRRIACLDASAVREEEHVPGKPIAKWDPFDLEVHPAGPCLRPASDTKPTDQLPGYVWRDHDRIVADAVKDAAGGHSRMVMLVGSSSTGKTRACWQGVQPLATEGWRLWHPFDPTRAEAALEGLEHVAPRTVIWLNEAQHYLGDPQVGERIAAAVHGLLTRPGRGPVLVLGTLWPEYVGSYTALPAADKHDPHSRVRELIAGRLVTVPEAFDQKALQSAEVLASAGDRLLREALVRAAGHGRVTQDLAGAPELLRRYEHCTPAARAVLEAAMDARRLGVGLNLPHAFLTDAAIDYLSDRNFDMLTAEDWPDTVFAELGHPVHGKQAPLRRAYGRPQPRPPGRATPVAPAPEAAGPAFRLADYLEQHGRASRRLLCPPASFWAAVHAHLTHPDELNNLAKAAAVRHRLEWSHHLRLRAAEAGSPAALDRLIWIRERHRDFEGADALLRQAVKLGTPTGLLRLLEERERDGDHDGAEKVALRASEAGNLEPLRGLALRRMRAGHLDKAIQLALYASDAGDPEVLLDIAIDLAKKDLSKARHLALRAADAGMPGGLCSLGRARASAGDHESAEALLRRAADAGYFPALTDLVLLREENGDRLGAEQLVQRAVDAGHPEALADLARMREMAGDQASAESLYLRAAGAGHVPALLDLAQMRNRLGDHSGMEDAVRQAADTGNVYALARLALLRESAGDHTEAEKLAQEAATAGNAESLCHLATLRELAGDHEKAEALARRAITAGDPEGLGEIALLRGMAGDAATAQELAREATAAGAWSTLAKLALTLQRAGQTADGIQPLALLALNAGQVRPDLCQQWPHGLDPDGSPTRRWQ is encoded by the coding sequence ATGAACATCGACGGACACACCAATGGGGGCGCGGACGTGACCGACGGACCGGAGGCGCGTACCGACGCTCTTGCAGAGCTGCGGGAGAGGCTGGCCGATGGTCTTGCCTTGGCTGGGCTGACCAGAACGCAACTCGCTCGCCAGGCGGGCGTGAGCCGCTCGACGGTGCATGCAGCTCTAAGTCCTAAGGCTTCCCTCCCATCGAGCCAAGTGCTGGCTGCTCTGGCTCGTGTGTTGCGCTTGTCAGTCCCCGAGCTGTTGGAGCTGCGGCGCATCGCTTGCCTGGATGCAAGCGCCGTTCGGGAAGAGGAGCACGTCCCGGGGAAGCCGATCGCGAAGTGGGATCCTTTCGATCTGGAGGTCCACCCCGCCGGGCCCTGTCTTCGGCCAGCGAGCGACACCAAGCCGACAGATCAGCTTCCAGGCTATGTGTGGAGAGATCACGACCGCATCGTCGCCGATGCGGTGAAGGACGCCGCGGGCGGCCACAGCAGGATGGTGATGCTGGTCGGATCATCCTCGACGGGCAAAACCCGCGCGTGCTGGCAAGGCGTCCAGCCACTGGCCACCGAGGGCTGGAGGCTGTGGCACCCCTTTGACCCGACCAGGGCGGAAGCCGCCTTGGAGGGTCTGGAGCACGTCGCACCGCGCACGGTGATATGGCTGAACGAGGCTCAGCACTACCTCGGGGATCCGCAGGTTGGTGAGCGCATCGCAGCCGCTGTGCACGGATTGCTCACCCGCCCTGGTCGCGGGCCCGTGCTGGTGTTGGGCACTCTTTGGCCTGAGTACGTCGGTTCGTACACCGCCCTACCTGCCGCAGACAAGCATGACCCGCACAGTCGGGTTCGTGAGCTGATCGCCGGACGTCTCGTCACCGTCCCGGAGGCCTTCGATCAGAAGGCATTGCAATCAGCAGAGGTTCTTGCGAGTGCCGGTGACCGGTTGCTGCGCGAGGCCCTCGTACGGGCAGCCGGTCACGGGAGGGTGACCCAAGACCTAGCGGGGGCCCCCGAACTGCTGCGCCGATACGAACACTGCACACCGGCCGCAAGGGCCGTATTGGAAGCCGCGATGGACGCCCGCCGTCTCGGTGTCGGCCTCAATCTCCCCCACGCCTTCCTCACTGACGCGGCGATCGACTACCTGAGCGACCGGAATTTCGACATGCTCACCGCCGAGGACTGGCCCGACACGGTGTTCGCCGAGCTGGGCCACCCGGTTCACGGCAAGCAGGCGCCTCTACGCCGTGCCTACGGTCGCCCACAGCCTCGACCGCCCGGGAGGGCCACACCTGTTGCTCCAGCGCCTGAAGCGGCGGGCCCGGCGTTCCGCCTCGCGGACTATCTCGAACAACATGGTCGCGCCTCCCGTCGGCTTCTCTGTCCGCCCGCCTCGTTCTGGGCCGCCGTGCACGCCCACCTCACGCACCCCGATGAACTCAACAACCTCGCAAAGGCGGCCGCTGTACGACACCGCTTGGAGTGGTCCCATCACCTCCGTCTCCGAGCCGCCGAGGCCGGCAGCCCAGCCGCCCTAGACAGACTGATATGGATTCGGGAAAGGCACAGGGACTTCGAAGGCGCTGATGCCCTCCTCCGGCAGGCAGTCAAGTTGGGCACCCCGACAGGTCTTCTCCGACTGCTGGAAGAGCGTGAGCGTGACGGGGACCATGACGGCGCCGAAAAGGTGGCCCTTCGAGCCTCTGAAGCGGGCAACCTGGAACCACTCCGTGGACTTGCGTTGCGACGAATGCGGGCCGGGCACCTCGACAAGGCCATACAGCTTGCACTGTATGCCTCAGACGCGGGCGACCCCGAAGTCCTGCTCGACATAGCAATTGATCTGGCAAAGAAAGATCTCAGCAAAGCACGGCACCTAGCCCTCCGCGCCGCAGATGCGGGAATGCCAGGCGGACTGTGCTCCCTGGGGCGCGCGCGAGCATCGGCTGGGGATCACGAATCCGCCGAGGCCTTGCTCCGCCGCGCTGCGGACGCCGGCTACTTTCCAGCCCTTACGGATCTGGTCTTACTTCGAGAGGAAAACGGTGACCGCCTGGGGGCCGAACAGCTCGTTCAGCGAGCCGTGGATGCAGGCCATCCCGAAGCACTCGCGGACCTGGCCCGGATGCGAGAGATGGCAGGAGACCAGGCGAGCGCGGAATCCCTCTATCTCCGAGCTGCCGGTGCCGGCCATGTGCCCGCCCTCCTCGACCTGGCTCAGATGCGGAACCGCCTTGGGGATCACTCCGGCATGGAGGACGCCGTCCGGCAGGCCGCCGACACCGGCAACGTTTACGCACTGGCCAGACTTGCCCTCCTGAGGGAATCTGCCGGCGACCACACTGAAGCCGAGAAGCTGGCCCAAGAAGCTGCCACCGCAGGCAACGCTGAAAGCCTGTGCCACCTGGCAACGTTGAGAGAACTCGCCGGAGACCACGAGAAGGCCGAGGCACTGGCCCGCCGGGCCATCACTGCCGGTGACCCTGAAGGTCTGGGTGAAATCGCACTACTGCGCGGAATGGCCGGAGACGCTGCTACGGCCCAAGAACTCGCTCGGGAGGCCACCGCTGCGGGCGCCTGGTCCACACTGGCGAAATTGGCCCTGACCCTACAACGAGCCGGCCAAACTGCCGATGGGATACAGCCATTGGCCCTCCTAGCCCTGAATGCGGGACAAGTAAGGCCCGACTTGTGCCAGCAGTGGCCTCACGGGCTGGACCCGGACGGCAGCCCCACACGACGATGGCAATGA
- a CDS encoding YaaC family protein, with protein sequence MYSALGTDQAWERLRASRSSPPGRASTGSRRKTYTAALEQTGQMFRAAAVVDPATRPLQVFYGLSQAGRAIAAASWSLKDQDWNLESHGIKTTGFHRPFPDVEIRTDLPGTQGSFVRVSEALDSPVWGSSPTRLEDVWDLLPPNQDYPLTTRDRFTPLFAGDVIVGDYAHPLLSVPVYGIPDRVIDAGTREALDDFLTAYPAVARHDSYVTTRGLNLGPEAPDFSRQAGVGGLTFNWQMPQGADITAKRREYLLSMTRPYAGERYFLPVRPPMERELHPLMAWWAVLYTLSMLARYQPATWVKLISVDDSQHALPIERLLERAISHLPLLIVDAIAEVSA encoded by the coding sequence ATGTACAGCGCTCTCGGCACCGATCAGGCGTGGGAGCGGCTGCGGGCCAGCCGCTCGAGCCCACCAGGCAGGGCCAGCACAGGCTCCCGCCGCAAGACCTATACGGCGGCTCTGGAACAGACCGGGCAGATGTTCCGGGCCGCAGCCGTAGTGGACCCGGCGACGCGTCCCCTGCAGGTTTTCTACGGGCTCAGCCAGGCTGGTCGTGCCATCGCGGCGGCCTCATGGTCCCTCAAGGATCAGGACTGGAACCTGGAGTCCCACGGGATCAAGACCACGGGGTTTCACCGGCCTTTCCCCGACGTCGAGATTCGCACCGACCTGCCCGGTACCCAGGGCAGCTTCGTGCGGGTCAGCGAAGCGCTCGACTCCCCGGTGTGGGGCTCTAGCCCCACACGCCTCGAGGATGTCTGGGACCTGTTGCCGCCGAACCAGGACTACCCGCTCACCACCCGGGACCGGTTCACCCCGCTGTTCGCGGGCGATGTCATCGTCGGCGACTACGCGCATCCTTTGCTGAGCGTCCCCGTGTACGGCATCCCGGACCGTGTCATCGACGCCGGCACCCGCGAGGCGCTTGATGACTTCCTTACCGCGTACCCGGCCGTCGCTCGCCACGACAGCTACGTCACCACCCGCGGCCTCAACCTTGGCCCTGAGGCTCCGGACTTCAGCCGCCAAGCCGGGGTCGGCGGACTGACGTTCAACTGGCAGATGCCCCAGGGAGCAGATATCACTGCCAAGCGCCGCGAGTATCTGCTGAGCATGACGCGCCCCTATGCCGGAGAGCGGTATTTTCTGCCCGTCCGTCCCCCGATGGAGCGGGAACTGCACCCACTGATGGCGTGGTGGGCGGTCCTCTACACACTGTCCATGCTCGCCCGGTACCAACCCGCGACCTGGGTCAAGCTCATCAGCGTCGACGATAGCCAGCACGCCCTCCCGATCGAACGGCTTCTGGAACGCGCAATCAGCCACCTCCCCCTCCTGATCGTGGACGCCATCGCTGAAGTCAGCGCCTGA
- a CDS encoding DUF6188 family protein, producing MSTEVEPVEHEDRWILNLRGLSVVRISIDFRLTLVLDAGWEVVLEAPARLSAGPLHTSPGLPLTPESQDVAAALPLFGAKVLSAVVFKSGVLRMVFDGGMHLTCSADASFEAWQVTEPRGWRFISLPGGDLAVWSRSGTSENPQGQAAKR from the coding sequence ATGAGCACTGAAGTGGAACCGGTCGAGCACGAGGACCGCTGGATCTTGAACCTCCGAGGCCTGAGTGTCGTCAGGATCAGCATCGACTTTCGGCTGACCCTCGTCCTGGACGCAGGGTGGGAAGTCGTGTTGGAAGCACCAGCTCGGCTCTCGGCAGGGCCACTCCACACCAGTCCTGGGCTGCCTCTGACGCCTGAGTCCCAGGACGTGGCTGCGGCTCTTCCTCTGTTCGGGGCGAAGGTCCTGTCCGCGGTTGTGTTCAAGTCCGGCGTCCTGCGGATGGTGTTCGACGGAGGCATGCATTTGACGTGTTCGGCCGACGCATCGTTCGAAGCCTGGCAGGTCACAGAACCACGAGGATGGCGTTTCATCTCGTTGCCCGGCGGAGACCTTGCCGTTTGGTCCCGCTCTGGAACAAGTGAGAATCCGCAAGGTCAGGCTGCGAAGCGCTGA
- a CDS encoding STAS domain-containing protein: protein MGSQDSIGILVQDATTRAREPPRVTMIWCSQSAPQDRVHGRVDALCADGEFDAETLGRLKTATTAAIDHPEVRRIVLDITAVTFADSSTLNVMLILLRTGPSGPGGHRAYPVGPASGRHRSQPAVHDSRHARGGTRTVGTGAGSGQGCWSVRHRVGCGLDAATCGAGADIGHQSPGFVRDIRG from the coding sequence ATGGGATCGCAGGACTCGATCGGCATCCTGGTCCAGGACGCCACGACGCGCGCCAGGGAGCCGCCGCGCGTCACGATGATCTGGTGTTCGCAAAGTGCTCCGCAGGATCGCGTCCATGGCCGGGTAGATGCGTTGTGTGCAGACGGCGAGTTCGACGCCGAGACCCTCGGCCGCCTCAAAACGGCCACCACGGCGGCTATCGACCACCCCGAGGTACGGCGGATCGTCCTGGACATCACCGCCGTCACCTTCGCCGACTCCTCCACGCTCAACGTGATGCTGATCCTGCTGCGCACGGGGCCGTCTGGTCCTGGCGGGCACCGTGCCTACCCAGTTGGGCCGGCTTCTGGACGTCACCGGAGCCAGCCGGCTGTTCACGACAGCCGACATGCTCGAGGCGGCACGCGCACTGTAGGGACCGGAGCGGGGTCGGGTCAGGGGTGCTGGTCTGTTCGTCACCGAGTTGGCTGCGGCTTGGATGCGGCGACGTGCGGTGCGGGTGCTGATATTGGTCATCAATCGCCCGGGTTTGTCAGGGACATTAGGGGCTGA
- a CDS encoding ATP-binding protein, producing the protein MPLPASFTPTADRFITAYDCRLPCDDRAPAELRAWVGAHLNKYQSRLLGDDLAVVASELATNAIRHGGVPVWVALMLAEDSSKAVHARLEVADSGPGFTPGCNSRGLDDYPSLECDGRGLRIVAELARRWGVERSHGKHIVWAELGGVSP; encoded by the coding sequence ATGCCTCTTCCCGCTTCGTTTACGCCGACGGCGGACCGCTTCATCACGGCCTACGACTGCCGCCTTCCCTGCGACGATCGGGCTCCGGCGGAGCTTCGCGCTTGGGTCGGTGCTCACCTCAACAAGTACCAAAGCCGGCTGCTGGGCGACGACCTTGCCGTGGTCGCCAGTGAACTTGCCACGAACGCCATCCGGCACGGTGGTGTGCCGGTTTGGGTCGCCCTCATGCTGGCGGAGGATTCCTCGAAAGCGGTCCATGCCCGGCTGGAAGTCGCCGACAGCGGTCCGGGATTCACGCCAGGGTGCAACAGCCGTGGCCTTGACGACTATCCGTCGCTGGAGTGTGACGGCAGAGGACTGCGCATTGTCGCCGAGTTGGCACGGCGCTGGGGCGTCGAGCGGAGTCACGGCAAGCACATCGTCTGGGCGGAATTGGGCGGGGTCTCACCATAG
- a CDS encoding GntR family transcriptional regulator has product MTAKAWSGRLPEVKSKADLVYESLRSAIGEGQLRPGAKVNMDELARDYGVSKIPVREAVKRLESEGLLVAKVHSGVTVASVDLTEMRGVFLAREAIEGLVAGLVAEKADGALIAELEDIQGMMRRSLQEGSMEALPQLNSSFHQSLAAATGYRILSELTEQLLMTIRRYRLVEPIDPINWRSVIEEHDAIVAALRAGDTTAAAEAARAHTASQARHEVDTEDSTD; this is encoded by the coding sequence ATGACAGCGAAGGCATGGTCCGGGCGGCTACCCGAGGTTAAGAGCAAGGCAGACCTGGTATACGAGAGCCTGCGCTCAGCTATCGGAGAAGGGCAGCTGCGGCCGGGCGCGAAGGTCAACATGGACGAGCTCGCCCGGGACTACGGCGTGAGCAAGATTCCTGTCCGAGAAGCCGTGAAGCGCCTCGAGTCCGAGGGCCTGCTCGTCGCCAAGGTCCACTCCGGCGTGACCGTAGCCTCCGTGGACCTCACCGAGATGCGCGGCGTATTCCTCGCCCGCGAGGCCATCGAGGGTCTCGTCGCGGGTCTCGTGGCTGAGAAGGCTGACGGCGCCCTGATTGCAGAGCTGGAGGACATCCAGGGAATGATGCGCCGGTCACTGCAGGAGGGCTCCATGGAAGCTCTCCCCCAGCTGAACAGTTCCTTCCACCAGTCGCTCGCCGCAGCCACCGGCTACAGGATCCTCAGCGAGCTCACCGAACAGCTCCTGATGACGATCCGGCGCTACCGGCTGGTCGAGCCGATCGATCCCATCAACTGGCGATCCGTCATCGAGGAGCACGATGCGATCGTCGCGGCTCTGCGCGCGGGTGACACCACGGCGGCGGCTGAAGCGGCGCGGGCCCATACAGCGTCCCAGGCCCGCCACGAGGTCGACACCGAGGACAGCACGGACTGA
- a CDS encoding carbohydrate ABC transporter permease: protein MNARLNALPRTLWLTLICVFAGLPVLWMALTSLQPMEELLGTNASLIPASASLDAYREVVTRFPFWQWFGNSVLVAGSVVAGNLVFDTLAAYGLSRIRFRGRQVVLTLILATLMIPTQVILVPLYLVMRDLGWIDTYWALIIPFLASPTGIFLLRQHFITLPIQLDEAAAIDGAGRIRTLWSVLLPSSWPALGTVAVLKFMWTWGEFAWPSLVTNNELLRTLPVGLARFQNQFDPRWDLLMAGSVMAAVPVVLCFILLQRFFVRGLTGGAVKE, encoded by the coding sequence ATGAACGCCAGGCTGAACGCCCTCCCAAGAACGCTGTGGCTCACCCTGATCTGTGTCTTCGCAGGCCTGCCCGTGCTGTGGATGGCGCTCACCTCGCTCCAGCCCATGGAGGAGCTCCTGGGCACAAACGCGAGTCTCATACCCGCCTCCGCATCGCTCGACGCCTACCGGGAGGTCGTCACCCGCTTCCCGTTCTGGCAGTGGTTCGGCAACTCGGTGCTCGTGGCTGGCTCTGTCGTCGCGGGGAACCTGGTGTTCGACACGCTCGCCGCCTACGGGCTCAGCCGCATCAGGTTCCGCGGCCGCCAGGTGGTGCTCACTCTGATCCTCGCCACCCTGATGATCCCCACTCAGGTCATCCTGGTCCCGCTCTACCTCGTCATGCGCGACCTCGGCTGGATCGACACCTACTGGGCCCTCATCATCCCGTTCCTCGCCAGCCCTACTGGCATCTTCCTGCTCCGACAGCACTTCATCACCCTGCCCATCCAGCTCGACGAAGCAGCTGCCATCGACGGCGCTGGCCGTATCCGCACCCTGTGGAGCGTGCTGCTGCCGAGCTCATGGCCGGCCCTCGGCACGGTCGCCGTCCTCAAGTTCATGTGGACCTGGGGCGAATTTGCCTGGCCGTCCCTAGTCACCAACAACGAACTCCTGCGCACGCTCCCGGTCGGCCTCGCCCGCTTTCAGAACCAGTTCGACCCCCGCTGGGACCTGCTCATGGCAGGCTCGGTGATGGCCGCCGTTCCGGTCGTGCTCTGCTTCATCCTGCTCCAGCGATTCTTCGTCCGCGGACTGACAGGCGGCGCCGTCAAGGAGTGA
- a CDS encoding carbohydrate ABC transporter permease, producing MPSATELRTELATDRADGGLRRPRGTGRRRRRPSGALAGWLSVAPALLVILGFTFYPMVQSMLLSTDRWNMLGPPEFVGMQNYTAILSAGTFRESLLHTVVFTAITLAGTYVLALATAIAANRELASARLVRTITVLPAVIPMVVAGLIWKWLYEPDHGLVNNLFGLVGADGARWLFDNDLALPAVALVSIWKDFGIYALILLGGLQRIPAELYEAATIDRAGPWRQFRSITLPMLRPAGAAVFLLLVFNSFKVFDQVWVMTEGGPGTATTTVVTFIYTKLLTDVGVASAASVVLFVVLLLITLIRMHLTSREES from the coding sequence ATGCCCAGTGCAACCGAGCTTCGCACGGAGCTCGCCACGGACCGCGCGGACGGCGGCCTCCGCCGCCCGCGCGGCACCGGGCGCCGTCGGCGCAGGCCCAGCGGGGCCCTCGCCGGCTGGCTCTCCGTCGCTCCCGCCCTCCTGGTCATCCTCGGGTTCACCTTCTACCCCATGGTCCAGTCGATGCTGCTCAGCACCGACCGGTGGAACATGCTGGGACCGCCCGAGTTCGTCGGGATGCAGAACTACACCGCCATCCTCAGCGCAGGCACCTTCCGTGAAAGCCTTCTGCACACCGTCGTGTTCACCGCCATCACCCTGGCAGGCACCTACGTCCTGGCACTCGCCACAGCAATCGCGGCCAACCGTGAGCTCGCCTCCGCCCGCCTCGTCCGCACGATCACCGTTCTGCCCGCAGTCATTCCCATGGTCGTCGCCGGCCTGATCTGGAAGTGGCTCTACGAGCCCGACCACGGCCTGGTCAACAACCTGTTCGGCCTCGTCGGTGCCGACGGCGCCCGCTGGCTCTTCGACAACGACCTGGCGCTTCCCGCAGTGGCCCTGGTGAGCATCTGGAAGGACTTCGGGATCTACGCCCTCATCCTGCTCGGCGGCCTCCAACGCATCCCCGCCGAACTCTACGAAGCGGCCACGATCGACCGCGCCGGGCCTTGGCGCCAGTTCCGCTCCATCACCCTGCCGATGCTGCGCCCCGCAGGCGCCGCTGTCTTCCTGCTCCTGGTCTTCAACTCCTTCAAGGTCTTCGACCAGGTGTGGGTGATGACCGAAGGCGGCCCCGGCACCGCGACCACAACCGTCGTCACCTTCATCTACACCAAGCTCCTCACCGATGTGGGCGTGGCCTCGGCTGCGTCCGTGGTCCTCTTCGTGGTCCTGCTCCTCATCACCCTGATCCGGATGCACCTGACCTCGAGGGAGGAGTCATGA